In one window of Leptospira sp. WS92.C1 DNA:
- a CDS encoding alpha/beta fold hydrolase, with protein MNGSDDRSPLILFPAMGVPGKFYVKVAIQLAQTGNIVYVVDLRGSGDSGPLPSRKNDFGYSDLIYKDWPAIVQAIRSKHPNKKPILIGHSLGGQLSSIYSGMFPQETEGLILVATCTPFFKHFPFPYFLLYAVFYCFSWIVSSLVGHFPGDRLKVMGRNAKRVMKDWSRVGITGMFRDSEGKSLESAFASIACPVLSISFSDDTYAPKNPVEAILKKIGSADITRFYVDPKKEGVDFIGHLGWLKHADVVTGKIGDWVLEKAK; from the coding sequence ATGAACGGTTCCGACGATAGGAGTCCTTTAATTTTATTTCCGGCGATGGGAGTCCCTGGAAAATTTTATGTTAAGGTTGCGATCCAATTGGCGCAGACCGGAAATATAGTTTACGTAGTCGATTTAAGAGGTTCCGGTGATAGCGGACCGTTGCCTTCTCGGAAGAATGATTTCGGTTATAGCGATCTGATTTATAAGGATTGGCCGGCGATCGTTCAAGCGATCCGATCCAAACATCCGAATAAAAAACCGATTTTGATCGGACACAGTCTCGGGGGACAGTTGAGTTCGATCTATAGCGGAATGTTTCCCCAAGAAACGGAAGGACTGATTTTAGTCGCAACCTGCACTCCGTTTTTTAAACACTTCCCATTCCCTTATTTTCTTTTGTATGCCGTGTTCTATTGTTTTAGCTGGATTGTGTCTTCTTTGGTCGGTCATTTTCCGGGAGATCGACTGAAAGTGATGGGGCGTAATGCCAAACGTGTGATGAAGGATTGGTCAAGGGTTGGAATCACCGGTATGTTTAGAGATTCGGAAGGAAAAAGTCTTGAAAGTGCATTTGCATCGATTGCTTGTCCTGTGTTGTCTATTTCTTTTTCGGACGATACCTATGCTCCTAAAAATCCGGTCGAAGCGATTCTAAAAAAAATAGGTTCCGCGGATATTACGAGATTTTATGTAGACCCAAAAAAGGAAGGGGTTGATTTTATCGGTCATTTGGGTTGGTTGAAACACGCAGATGTCGTTACTGGAAAAATCGGAGATTGGGTTTTAGAAAAAGCAAAATGA
- a CDS encoding helix-turn-helix domain-containing protein, translating into MNDFLIFGIFFGGFLALGASAGQLVTENKDPRKYLLSALMFCTGVWQIYLGTLYYGVLEGRGAFFKMSHLPLAFCVGPFLYLFLREIVDPKLRFEKKSWIHLIPALIILLFLIPLQFEDLPTKIQLESFSHDLFQDIKSFPKLIHKDGGLNLYLYAVAWLIPFPKISLMTYSGMLIYSILKFWNRKDSIWLRMRLPVMICLFLILIASFNAWIDHFLAGETYLKLAGFVASACVFVLYLLDRRYFEPLRIRNKTREYKHSRIKSLDKRSLRDAILILMDTEKLFLTEDLSLQMLSHELSENGFEINPSQLSEFINGEFDKNYNQFLNEYRIEEACIMLLAEPKRSILSIALAAGFNSKSTFNRVFKQIRKITPLEHRETNQRT; encoded by the coding sequence ATGAACGACTTTTTAATATTCGGAATTTTTTTCGGAGGCTTTCTAGCGTTAGGCGCATCCGCCGGCCAACTTGTTACGGAAAACAAAGATCCTCGTAAATATCTTTTATCGGCGCTCATGTTTTGCACCGGAGTATGGCAAATTTATCTTGGAACACTTTATTACGGAGTTTTAGAAGGCAGAGGCGCCTTTTTTAAAATGTCCCATCTACCTCTTGCGTTTTGTGTGGGTCCCTTTTTGTATCTTTTTTTAAGAGAGATCGTTGATCCAAAATTGCGATTCGAGAAAAAATCCTGGATTCATCTAATTCCGGCTCTAATCATTCTTTTATTTTTAATTCCTCTTCAATTTGAAGACCTTCCTACAAAGATACAATTGGAGTCTTTTTCTCACGATCTATTTCAGGATATAAAATCCTTTCCGAAGTTGATTCATAAAGACGGAGGTTTGAATCTTTATCTGTATGCGGTCGCATGGCTGATTCCTTTTCCAAAGATTTCGCTGATGACCTACTCCGGAATGCTTATCTATTCCATTCTTAAATTTTGGAATCGAAAGGATTCGATATGGCTGAGAATGAGATTACCCGTTATGATTTGCCTATTTTTGATTCTCATCGCTTCCTTTAACGCGTGGATCGATCATTTTTTGGCAGGAGAAACCTATCTTAAACTGGCAGGTTTTGTAGCCAGCGCATGCGTATTCGTCCTCTATCTATTGGATCGAAGATACTTTGAACCTTTGAGAATCAGAAATAAAACCAGAGAATACAAACATTCCAGAATCAAAAGTCTGGATAAACGTTCTCTACGCGACGCGATACTGATTTTGATGGATACGGAAAAATTGTTTCTTACGGAGGATCTGAGCTTGCAAATGTTGTCTCACGAGCTTTCGGAGAACGGTTTCGAAATCAATCCTTCCCAACTGTCCGAGTTTATCAACGGGGAATTCGACAAAAACTACAATCAATTTTTAAACGAATATAGAATCGAAGAGGCGTGTATTATGCTGTTAGCAGAACCAAAACGATCGATTCTCTCGATAGCCTTAGCGGCCGGCTTTAATTCGAAGTCGACGTTCAATCGAGTTTTTAAACAAATCCGAAAGATCACCCCCTTAGAACACAGAGAAACGAATCAGAGAACATAA
- a CDS encoding M48 family metallopeptidase, producing the protein MKRLIFFIGILIFGSSLMFLLYKEQIQTERSSTLAPFYQILGKPIRTMNRALTKVLSIDSLDEKEYGNAIRERFSELNNPGDKDYDYLNQLIVNLTVYKQKPFNYTVYIMEEGSPNAFALPGGVIFVTRGLLNTLKSEHELTSVLAHEIGHIEKSHCMDGIRFELLAKKIGTDTLGKLVDFAFQFMTRHSYNKTQEDEADEYAYELILNTAYDPGGVGLAFQRLEEYSPELGTKKAKLIGEYFQSHPHMDLRREKFSERAKLWWEEHPQDRKYKGERNLKSRITFETKNYDEEWVEGKDKSS; encoded by the coding sequence ATGAAACGATTGATTTTTTTTATCGGAATTTTGATTTTTGGAAGTTCATTGATGTTTCTTTTGTATAAGGAACAGATTCAAACAGAACGATCTTCCACGTTAGCGCCCTTTTATCAAATTTTAGGAAAGCCGATTCGTACGATGAATCGCGCTCTTACAAAGGTATTGTCGATCGATTCTTTGGATGAAAAGGAATACGGGAATGCGATCAGAGAAAGGTTTTCAGAACTCAACAACCCGGGTGATAAGGATTACGATTATCTCAATCAATTGATCGTAAATCTTACCGTGTATAAACAAAAACCATTTAATTATACTGTTTATATCATGGAAGAAGGTTCTCCAAATGCGTTTGCGCTTCCGGGTGGGGTCATTTTTGTAACAAGAGGACTGTTAAATACCCTTAAGTCCGAGCATGAGTTGACTTCGGTTCTTGCACATGAGATCGGTCATATAGAAAAATCACATTGTATGGACGGAATTCGTTTCGAACTTCTGGCAAAAAAGATCGGGACGGACACTCTTGGAAAATTGGTGGACTTTGCGTTTCAATTTATGACCAGACATTCTTATAATAAAACCCAGGAAGACGAAGCCGACGAATACGCATACGAACTCATTTTGAATACTGCGTATGATCCGGGTGGAGTTGGCTTGGCGTTTCAAAGACTGGAGGAATATTCTCCGGAGCTTGGTACAAAAAAAGCGAAACTGATCGGCGAATACTTTCAGTCGCATCCGCACATGGATTTAAGAAGGGAAAAGTTTTCGGAAAGAGCGAAACTTTGGTGGGAAGAACATCCGCAGGATCGGAAATATAAAGGCGAACGAAATTTAAAATCCAGGATTACGTTTGAAACGAAAAACTACGATGAAGAATGGGTGGAAGGAAAAGATAAAAGTTCTTGA
- a CDS encoding YceI family protein yields MKNHTYFLILIFLFCSLPSFASEVLKKEITFIAIHPMKEVHGICKEVLIDSPKIAVVGIGYKLSSPFQIKIPILKLNSGDEDRDSHIQEILGYPETPDMIAVIESVSPTGDTYLIQGKLRIRGLTQAFHSSAKIEPKAPGQIRVFGKVNIKFSDFKLEKPSILFLKAKDEIEIGYDFLIKI; encoded by the coding sequence ATGAAAAATCACACATACTTTCTAATCTTAATATTCTTGTTTTGTTCTTTGCCGAGCTTTGCCTCGGAAGTTTTGAAAAAAGAAATTACATTTATCGCAATTCATCCGATGAAAGAGGTTCACGGAATCTGTAAGGAAGTTTTAATCGATTCGCCAAAGATTGCTGTAGTCGGAATCGGATACAAACTCAGTTCCCCTTTTCAAATCAAAATTCCGATTTTAAAATTGAATTCCGGAGACGAAGATCGGGATTCCCATATTCAGGAGATTTTAGGATATCCTGAAACTCCGGATATGATTGCGGTTATCGAATCCGTTTCTCCAACCGGAGATACGTATCTTATTCAGGGAAAATTGAGGATTCGCGGACTGACTCAAGCATTTCATTCCTCGGCAAAGATCGAGCCCAAGGCACCGGGACAAATCCGAGTTTTTGGAAAAGTGAATATTAAGTTTAGCGATTTCAAATTGGAAAAACCCTCGATCCTTTTTTTAAAAGCAAAGGATGAAATCGAAATCGGATACGATTTTTTGATCAAAATATAG